The Metabacillus sediminilitoris genome window below encodes:
- the murA gene encoding UDP-N-acetylglucosamine 1-carboxyvinyltransferase, producing the protein MEKIIVRGGRKLNGTVKVEGAKNAVLPVIAASLLASEEKSIISDVPTLSDVYTINEVLRHLGADVHFENNQVIVDASKELTTEAPFEYVRKMRASVLVMGALLARNGRARVALPGGCAIGSRPIDQHLKGFEAMGATIKVGNGFIEAEVNGRLKGAKIYLDFPSVGATENIIMAASLAEGTTIIENVAKEPEIVDLANYINAMGGIIRGAGTGTIRIEGVAYLKGAHHTIIPDRIEAGTFMVAAAITGGNVLVQGAVPEHLSSLVAKMEEMGVTIIEEKDGLRVIGPDKLKPIDIKTMPHPGFPTDMQSQMMALLLQAEGTSMITETVFENRFMHVEEFRRMNGDIKIEGRSVIINGPMDLQGAEVAATDLRAGAALILAGLRAEGHTRVTELKHLDRGYVNFHTKLAGIGADIERVNEEITIKSEQQAAVSE; encoded by the coding sequence TTGGAAAAAATCATCGTCCGCGGCGGTCGTAAGTTAAACGGTACTGTCAAAGTTGAGGGAGCAAAAAATGCCGTTTTACCTGTTATCGCTGCATCTTTGTTAGCAAGTGAAGAAAAAAGTATTATCAGTGATGTACCTACGCTCTCCGATGTGTATACAATTAATGAAGTTCTGCGACATTTAGGCGCAGATGTCCATTTTGAAAATAATCAAGTGATTGTAGATGCATCAAAAGAGCTAACAACAGAAGCACCATTTGAATATGTAAGAAAAATGCGTGCCTCAGTTTTAGTAATGGGCGCACTTTTAGCACGTAATGGTCGTGCACGTGTGGCATTGCCAGGCGGTTGTGCAATAGGTTCTAGACCAATTGACCAGCATTTAAAAGGTTTTGAAGCAATGGGAGCTACAATTAAAGTTGGTAACGGCTTTATTGAAGCAGAAGTAAACGGAAGATTGAAAGGTGCTAAGATTTACCTTGATTTCCCAAGTGTTGGCGCAACTGAAAACATCATTATGGCCGCTTCTCTTGCTGAAGGAACTACTATCATAGAAAACGTCGCAAAAGAGCCTGAAATTGTGGATTTAGCTAACTACATTAATGCAATGGGTGGAATTATCCGCGGTGCGGGTACAGGAACGATCCGCATTGAAGGAGTTGCCTATTTAAAAGGTGCACATCATACAATCATTCCTGACCGTATTGAAGCAGGTACATTTATGGTTGCTGCTGCTATTACTGGTGGAAATGTTTTAGTTCAAGGTGCAGTACCTGAACATTTATCATCACTTGTTGCAAAGATGGAAGAAATGGGAGTTACAATAATCGAAGAAAAAGATGGCTTGCGAGTAATTGGACCAGACAAATTAAAACCAATTGACATCAAAACAATGCCACATCCTGGTTTTCCTACAGATATGCAATCACAAATGATGGCCTTGCTTTTACAAGCTGAGGGAACAAGTATGATTACAGAAACAGTCTTCGAAAATCGCTTCATGCATGTTGAAGAATTCCGTCGCATGAATGGAGATATTAAAATTGAAGGTCGTTCTGTCATTATCAATGGCCCTATGGACTTGCAAGGCGCAGAAGTTGCAGCAACAGATTTACGTGCTGGTGCAGCTCTAATCCTTGCTGGCTTACGTGCTGAAGGTCATACACGTGTAACAGAATTAAAACATCTCGATAGAGGCTACGTAAACTTCCACACAAAACTTGCTGGAATCGGTGCTGACATTGAACGCGTCAACGAAGAAATAACAATTAAATCTGAACAGCAAGCTGCTGTATCAGAGTAA
- a CDS encoding YwmB family TATA-box binding protein: MRKKEIAILAFTMFIIITLVSNHIGAAGIDSNISRIADGMKQQGIQIDEWSLYAKKNVDRKSINEVKQMAGQYRGFKWTFEEDGEVFKAIGYFENKKEKITEKLQILTTLTNDYSQSYILYGVKGVGEHSSWKTADEYFGKRSFDIFQENVTSFACVSGVIDDKINLSLVQKSKQLLKEFQANPVENLQEQDFLSVSAKTPLWEDFIPTNNNEMNIQIALRTDGMGDKTTVVIGTPIITSEY, from the coding sequence ATGAGAAAAAAAGAAATAGCAATTTTAGCCTTTACTATGTTTATCATTATTACGTTAGTGTCGAATCATATAGGAGCCGCAGGGATCGATTCCAACATTTCCCGCATAGCTGATGGGATGAAACAACAAGGCATACAAATTGATGAATGGTCTTTATACGCTAAAAAAAATGTCGATCGAAAATCAATCAATGAAGTGAAACAAATGGCGGGTCAATATCGCGGGTTCAAATGGACGTTTGAAGAAGACGGTGAAGTGTTTAAGGCGATCGGTTACTTTGAGAATAAAAAAGAAAAAATAACCGAGAAACTACAAATTTTAACGACCCTCACAAACGATTATTCACAATCGTATATCCTTTATGGTGTTAAAGGAGTAGGTGAGCACTCAAGCTGGAAAACAGCGGATGAATATTTTGGCAAGAGATCTTTCGACATTTTTCAAGAAAATGTAACAAGTTTCGCTTGTGTGAGTGGAGTAATTGATGATAAGATCAATCTTAGTTTGGTCCAAAAATCAAAACAATTATTAAAAGAATTTCAAGCAAATCCGGTCGAAAATTTACAGGAACAAGATTTTCTTTCGGTATCAGCAAAAACCCCATTATGGGAAGATTTTATACCAACAAACAACAATGAAATGAACATACAAATTGCATTAAGAACGGACGGAATGGGCGACAAAACTACAGTTGTAATAGGAACACCAATCATTACGTCTGAATATTAA
- a CDS encoding DUF1146 family protein has protein sequence MPDYSQIALISMVVNLAFMIVTWWALQAFNIEKLIKPGKVIQARLLLILLTIAIGSMVSSFFLDYFLWSQQLPMLF, from the coding sequence ATGCCCGACTACAGCCAGATCGCTCTTATTAGTATGGTTGTAAATCTTGCCTTTATGATTGTTACCTGGTGGGCTTTACAAGCATTCAACATTGAAAAATTGATTAAACCGGGCAAAGTAATACAAGCGAGATTGCTTTTAATCTTATTAACAATCGCAATTGGTTCTATGGTTAGTAGTTTTTTCCTTGATTATTTTTTATGGTCTCAACAGCTTCCTATGTTATTTTAA
- a CDS encoding F0F1 ATP synthase subunit epsilon, with protein sequence MKTVLVNVVTPDGPVYDADVEMVSVKAQSGELGILPGHIPMVAPLQIGAVRLKKGSSTELVAVSGGFIEVRPDKVTILAQAAELAESIDVVRAEEAKKRAEQRLNQKTDDIDFKRAELALRRAINRLNVTK encoded by the coding sequence ATGAAGACAGTATTAGTCAATGTCGTTACTCCCGATGGCCCAGTTTACGATGCAGACGTAGAAATGGTGAGTGTAAAAGCTCAAAGTGGTGAGCTTGGTATTTTGCCAGGTCATATTCCTATGGTTGCTCCATTGCAAATTGGAGCAGTTCGCCTTAAGAAAGGGAGCAGCACTGAACTTGTTGCAGTTAGCGGCGGCTTTATCGAAGTACGACCTGACAAAGTGACGATTTTAGCACAAGCAGCTGAATTAGCAGAGTCAATTGATGTGGTTCGTGCAGAAGAAGCAAAAAAACGTGCTGAACAACGTCTAAATCAAAAAACAGACGATATCGATTTTAAACGTGCTGAATTAGCACTTCGTCGTGCAATCAACCGTTTAAATGTAACGAAATAA
- the atpD gene encoding F0F1 ATP synthase subunit beta: MNKGRITQIMGPVVDVKFESGQLPDIYNALTIKTDATETQVGIELTLEVALHLGDDTVRTVAMSSTDGLVRGTEVTDTGAPISVPVGDVTLGRVFNVLGENIDLDEPIAAGARRDPIHREAPKFDQLSTEVEILETGIKVVDLLAPYIKGGKIGLFGGAGVGKTVLIQELINNIAQEHGGISVFAGVGERTREGNDLYHEMTDSGVIKKTAMVFGQMNEPPGARMRVALTGLTMAEYFRDDQGQDVLFFMDNIFRFTQAGSEVSALLGRMPSAVGYQPTLATEMGQLQERITSTNVGSVTSIQAIYVPADDYTDPAPATTFAHLDATTNLERKLSEMGIYPAVDPLASTSRALSPEIVGEEHYNVARQVQQTLQRYRELQDIIAILGMDELNDEDKLTVARARRIQFFLSQNFHVAEQFTGQAGSYVPVKETVRGFKEILEGKYDHLPEDAFRLVGRIEEVIESAKQMGVEA; the protein is encoded by the coding sequence ATGAATAAAGGACGCATTACTCAAATTATGGGTCCGGTTGTTGACGTAAAGTTCGAAAGCGGTCAATTACCAGACATTTATAATGCCCTTACAATTAAAACCGATGCTACTGAAACTCAAGTCGGTATTGAATTAACGTTAGAAGTTGCCCTACATTTAGGTGACGATACTGTACGTACAGTTGCAATGTCTTCTACTGACGGTCTTGTTCGTGGAACAGAAGTAACTGATACAGGTGCACCAATCTCTGTACCTGTTGGTGATGTGACATTAGGTCGTGTATTTAACGTATTAGGAGAAAACATTGACTTAGATGAGCCAATCGCTGCAGGAGCTCGTCGTGATCCAATTCACAGAGAAGCACCTAAATTTGATCAACTTTCAACTGAAGTTGAAATTTTAGAAACAGGAATCAAAGTAGTAGACTTACTTGCACCATATATTAAAGGTGGTAAGATCGGTCTCTTCGGTGGTGCCGGTGTAGGTAAAACGGTTTTAATCCAGGAGTTAATCAATAACATCGCACAGGAGCACGGTGGTATTTCTGTATTCGCAGGTGTTGGTGAGCGTACTCGTGAAGGTAATGACCTTTACCATGAGATGACTGACTCTGGCGTTATTAAGAAAACAGCAATGGTATTCGGGCAAATGAATGAGCCGCCTGGTGCACGTATGCGTGTTGCCTTAACAGGTCTTACAATGGCTGAATATTTCCGTGATGATCAAGGACAGGACGTACTTTTCTTCATGGATAATATCTTCCGTTTCACACAAGCAGGTTCAGAGGTTTCTGCCCTACTTGGACGTATGCCATCTGCTGTTGGTTACCAACCAACATTAGCAACAGAAATGGGTCAGCTACAAGAGCGTATCACTTCTACTAATGTAGGTTCTGTTACATCTATTCAAGCAATTTACGTTCCAGCCGATGACTATACGGATCCGGCTCCAGCAACTACATTTGCTCACTTAGATGCAACAACAAACCTAGAGCGTAAATTATCTGAAATGGGTATTTACCCTGCGGTGGATCCTCTTGCTTCAACTTCACGTGCCTTATCACCTGAAATCGTTGGAGAAGAGCACTACAATGTAGCTCGTCAAGTACAACAAACTTTACAACGTTACAGAGAGCTTCAAGATATCATTGCAATCCTTGGTATGGATGAGTTAAACGATGAAGACAAGCTTACAGTTGCTCGTGCTCGTCGTATTCAATTCTTCTTATCTCAAAACTTCCACGTTGCAGAACAATTTACTGGCCAAGCTGGTTCATATGTTCCTGTTAAAGAAACAGTACGTGGTTTCAAAGAGATTCTTGAAGGTAAGTACGATCACCTTCCAGAAGATGCGTTCCGCTTAGTTGGTCGTATCGAAGAAGTAATCGAAAGTGCAAAACAAATGGGCGTAGAAGCCTAA
- the atpG gene encoding ATP synthase F1 subunit gamma: MASLRDIKNRINSTKKTSQITKAMEMVSASKKNRAEATAKAFVPYMEKIQEVVASIANGSSDASHPMLVSRPVKRTAYLVITSDRGLAGAFNSNVIRAAYQAIQKRHKSNDEFVVIAIGRMGRDFFKKRDMNVISEIIGMGDDLSFSMIKDIASNAVNMFADEAFDELYMYYNHFVSAIQQEVTEKKLLPLTNISSGKQITSYEFEPEQEEILKVLLPQYAESLIYGALLDSKASEHSARMQAMKNATDNAKELINGLTLTYNRARQAAITQEITEIVGGAAALE; this comes from the coding sequence TTGGCATCATTACGTGACATAAAAAACAGAATTAATTCAACGAAAAAGACTAGTCAAATTACAAAAGCAATGGAAATGGTATCTGCTTCGAAGAAAAACCGTGCAGAAGCAACTGCGAAGGCATTTGTTCCTTACATGGAAAAAATTCAAGAGGTTGTTGCCAGCATTGCAAATGGTAGTTCTGATGCAAGTCATCCAATGCTAGTAAGCAGACCTGTTAAACGTACTGCCTATTTAGTGATAACATCTGACCGTGGTTTAGCAGGAGCCTTTAACAGTAATGTTATCCGTGCTGCGTACCAAGCGATTCAAAAGCGACATAAATCGAATGATGAATTTGTTGTGATTGCAATTGGTAGAATGGGCCGCGACTTTTTCAAAAAACGTGATATGAACGTAATTTCAGAAATCATTGGTATGGGTGATGATTTATCATTCTCAATGATTAAGGATATTGCAAGTAATGCAGTGAACATGTTCGCTGATGAAGCGTTTGATGAATTATATATGTATTACAATCACTTCGTAAGTGCAATACAACAAGAAGTTACTGAGAAGAAGCTTCTTCCGTTAACGAATATTTCTTCTGGTAAGCAAATAACATCATATGAATTTGAGCCAGAACAAGAAGAAATTTTAAAAGTGTTGCTGCCACAGTATGCTGAAAGTCTCATCTATGGAGCATTGCTTGATAGTAAGGCTTCTGAGCATTCGGCACGTATGCAAGCGATGAAAAACGCAACCGATAATGCAAAAGAGTTAATAAATGGACTTACTTTAACATACAACCGTGCACGTCAAGCTGCGATTACACAAGAAATCACAGAAATCGTTGGCGGAGCTGCGGCGTTAGAATAG
- the atpA gene encoding F0F1 ATP synthase subunit alpha, producing MSIKAEEISALIKKQIENYQSDIKVSDVGTVIQVGDGIARAHGLDNVMAGELLEFSNGVMGMAQNLEENNVGIIILGPFTEIREGDEVRRTGRIMEVPVGEALIGRVVNSLGQPVDGLGPIETTKTRPIESPAPGVMDRKSVHEPLQTGIKAIDALVPIGRGQRELIIGDRQTGKTSVAIDTILNQKDQDMVCIYVAIGQKESTVRGVVETLRKHGALDYTIVVTASASSPAPMLFLAPYAGVTMGEEFMYNGKHVLVVYDDLTKQASAYRELSLLLRRPPGREAYPGDVFYLHSRLLERAAKLSDAKGAGSLTALPFIETQAGDVSAYIPTNVISITDGQIFLQSDLFFSGVRPAINAGLSVSRVGGSAQIKAMKKVAGTLRLDLASYRELESFAQFGSDLDKATQAKLNRGARTVEVLKQGLNKPLKVEKQVMILYALTKGFLDDIPVVDITRFEDEFHAYTEQNNKALLEEIRTTGGLPKDEEMVAAIEAFKKTFAVSE from the coding sequence ATGAGCATCAAAGCTGAAGAAATTAGTGCGCTGATCAAAAAGCAAATCGAAAATTATCAGTCTGATATAAAAGTTAGCGATGTCGGTACTGTAATCCAAGTTGGGGATGGTATCGCTCGTGCTCATGGCCTCGACAATGTCATGGCTGGAGAACTTTTAGAATTCTCAAACGGCGTTATGGGTATGGCTCAGAACCTTGAGGAAAATAACGTTGGTATTATTATTTTAGGACCATTCACAGAAATCCGTGAAGGTGACGAAGTTCGTCGTACAGGACGCATCATGGAGGTTCCTGTAGGTGAAGCATTAATCGGACGTGTAGTAAATTCATTAGGACAACCAGTTGATGGACTTGGTCCGATTGAAACAACAAAAACAAGACCGATTGAAAGTCCAGCACCTGGTGTTATGGATCGTAAATCAGTTCATGAACCACTTCAAACAGGTATTAAAGCGATTGACGCGCTTGTACCAATTGGACGCGGACAACGTGAGTTAATCATCGGTGACCGCCAAACTGGTAAAACTTCTGTAGCAATCGATACAATCTTGAATCAAAAAGATCAAGATATGGTTTGTATCTATGTTGCAATCGGTCAAAAAGAATCAACGGTTCGTGGTGTTGTTGAAACATTACGTAAGCATGGTGCATTAGATTACACAATCGTAGTAACGGCTTCTGCATCATCACCAGCTCCAATGTTATTCTTAGCTCCTTATGCTGGGGTAACAATGGGTGAAGAATTCATGTATAACGGCAAACATGTTCTTGTTGTATATGATGATCTTACTAAACAAGCTTCGGCATACCGTGAGCTTTCATTATTACTTCGCCGTCCTCCAGGTCGTGAAGCATACCCTGGTGACGTATTCTACTTGCATTCCCGTCTCTTAGAGCGAGCTGCAAAATTAAGTGATGCAAAAGGTGCAGGTTCATTAACTGCATTACCATTCATTGAGACACAAGCAGGTGACGTTTCAGCTTATATCCCAACAAACGTTATCTCAATCACTGATGGACAAATCTTCCTTCAGTCTGACCTCTTCTTCTCTGGCGTACGTCCAGCGATTAATGCAGGTTTATCTGTATCTCGTGTTGGTGGTTCAGCACAAATTAAAGCGATGAAGAAGGTTGCTGGTACATTACGTCTAGATCTTGCTTCTTATCGTGAACTTGAATCATTTGCTCAATTCGGTTCTGACCTTGATAAAGCAACACAAGCGAAACTTAACCGTGGTGCTCGTACTGTTGAAGTACTGAAACAAGGATTAAACAAACCATTAAAAGTTGAAAAACAGGTTATGATCCTATATGCATTAACAAAAGGGTTCTTAGATGATATCCCTGTAGTTGATATCACTCGTTTTGAAGATGAATTCCATGCATATACAGAACAAAATAACAAAGCACTTCTTGAAGAAATTCGTACAACTGGCGGACTTCCAAAAGATGAAGAAATGGTAGCAGCAATTGAAGCGTTCAAAAAGACGTTTGCTGTATCTGAATAA
- a CDS encoding F0F1 ATP synthase subunit delta: protein MSNGIVAKRYAVALFQLAKEQNTIAQFEKELNIVKEVFTTNKELIDVLKHPKVTNEAKKTIIKESFASLSPQVLNTLLLLVERHRVDIVTEVVNHFIQSANEASGIEDAVVYSVRPLTDAELTSISTSFAKKIGKTSLRLQNVVDKALLGGLKLRIGNRIYDGSISGKLERIERQLVANRL from the coding sequence ATGAGTAACGGTATTGTTGCAAAACGTTATGCAGTAGCTCTTTTTCAACTTGCAAAGGAACAAAACACAATTGCTCAATTTGAGAAAGAATTGAACATTGTAAAAGAAGTTTTTACAACAAATAAAGAATTGATCGATGTTCTTAAACATCCTAAAGTGACAAATGAAGCAAAGAAGACAATCATAAAAGAATCATTTGCCAGCCTGTCTCCGCAGGTGCTAAATACACTTTTACTCCTTGTTGAACGTCATCGTGTAGATATTGTAACAGAAGTAGTGAATCATTTCATACAGAGTGCTAATGAAGCAAGCGGTATAGAAGATGCAGTTGTATATTCTGTTCGTCCACTTACTGATGCGGAATTAACATCAATTTCTACTTCATTTGCAAAGAAAATTGGCAAGACTTCACTTCGATTACAAAACGTTGTGGATAAAGCGCTATTAGGCGGTTTAAAGCTTCGAATAGGCAATCGTATTTATGATGGAAGTATTAGCGGTAAGCTTGAACGTATAGAGCGACAATTAGTCGCGAATAGATTGTAG
- the atpF gene encoding F0F1 ATP synthase subunit B, translated as MLTFDLALGASTGGLNTGDIIFQLVIFLILLALLKKYALGPVMNMMKQREEHIANEIANSEERNKEAQKLVEEQRDLLKQARLEAQSLVENAKKLGDQQKEEIIQAARAEAGRLKDGALQEIEREKEQAVAALREQVASLSVLIASKVIEKELNEQEQEKLINDYINEVGEGR; from the coding sequence ATGTTAACATTTGATCTTGCACTAGGTGCGTCTACTGGCGGACTGAACACAGGTGATATTATATTCCAGCTTGTCATATTCTTAATTCTACTTGCATTATTAAAGAAATATGCATTAGGTCCGGTTATGAACATGATGAAGCAACGTGAAGAACACATTGCAAATGAGATTGCTAATTCGGAAGAAAGAAACAAAGAAGCACAAAAACTCGTTGAAGAGCAACGCGATCTTTTAAAACAAGCTCGTTTAGAGGCTCAAAGCTTAGTTGAAAATGCGAAAAAGCTTGGTGATCAACAAAAAGAAGAAATTATTCAAGCTGCACGTGCTGAAGCTGGCCGATTAAAAGATGGAGCTTTACAAGAAATTGAAAGAGAAAAAGAACAAGCTGTTGCAGCACTACGCGAACAAGTGGCATCTTTATCTGTTTTAATTGCATCTAAAGTAATCGAAAAAGAGTTGAACGAACAAGAGCAGGAGAAATTGATCAACGACTACATTAATGAGGTAGGAGAAGGTCGATGA
- the atpE gene encoding F0F1 ATP synthase subunit C yields MNLIAAAIAIGLSALGAGIGNGLIVSRTVEGTARQPELQGKLQTLMFIGIALVEALPIIGVVIAFIVLGGE; encoded by the coding sequence ATGAATTTAATCGCAGCTGCAATCGCAATTGGTTTATCAGCGCTAGGTGCTGGTATTGGTAATGGTCTTATTGTTTCTCGTACAGTAGAAGGTACTGCTCGTCAACCAGAATTACAAGGTAAATTACAAACATTAATGTTCATCGGTATCGCATTAGTTGAGGCCCTTCCGATCATTGGTGTAGTTATCGCGTTTATCGTTTTAGGCGGCGAATAA
- the atpB gene encoding F0F1 ATP synthase subunit A has product MGHEAPIKEFLGLTFNLSNVFMITIASVIVFIIAMVASRNLQMKPTGKQNFLEWIIDFVKGIINSSMDWQTGGRFLTLGITLLMYIFVSNMLGLPFSIALGHTLWWKSPTADPAITLTLAVMVVVLTHYYAVKMKGVSEYGKDFLKPFPALLPIKIIEEFANTLTLGLRLYGNIYAGEILLGLLAGLATSGYANGFASGILGTIGAAIPMLVWQGFSIFVGSIQAFIFVMLTMVYLAHKVSADH; this is encoded by the coding sequence TTGGGTCATGAAGCTCCTATTAAAGAGTTTTTAGGTCTTACTTTTAATTTATCAAATGTTTTTATGATAACTATTGCTAGTGTTATCGTATTTATTATTGCAATGGTAGCTTCTAGAAATTTACAGATGAAACCAACTGGTAAGCAGAATTTCCTTGAATGGATAATTGATTTTGTTAAAGGCATTATTAATAGTTCAATGGATTGGCAAACCGGTGGGAGATTCCTTACATTAGGTATTACATTATTAATGTATATCTTTGTATCAAATATGCTAGGTTTACCATTTTCAATTGCATTAGGTCACACTTTATGGTGGAAATCGCCTACAGCGGATCCTGCTATTACACTTACACTAGCTGTAATGGTTGTTGTACTCACGCATTATTATGCTGTGAAAATGAAGGGTGTGTCTGAGTATGGTAAAGATTTCTTAAAACCATTCCCTGCACTTCTACCAATTAAAATCATTGAAGAATTTGCGAATACTTTAACACTTGGTCTTCGTCTTTACGGTAATATATATGCCGGTGAAATTCTTTTAGGTTTGTTAGCTGGACTAGCTACTAGTGGCTATGCTAACGGCTTTGCAAGCGGTATTCTAGGAACAATCGGAGCAGCAATTCCGATGCTTGTATGGCAAGGTTTTAGTATCTTTGTTGGTTCGATCCAAGCTTTTATTTTCGTTATGTTAACAATGGTTTATTTAGCACACAAAGTGAGTGCAGACCATTAA
- a CDS encoding ATP synthase subunit I: MYDIHLMYRRYRSYIFYLLSIYVIGWAATEYQPVFLGLILGTSVSLYHLWVMVRKNVQFGRALQENRKIRSLGTASRFATAGIATLITLKFPEMFHLVSLVIGIMTIYIVIMIDYVIQQLRA, from the coding sequence ATGTATGATATACACCTGATGTATCGCAGGTACAGATCGTATATATTCTATCTGCTTTCCATCTATGTCATTGGATGGGCGGCTACTGAATATCAGCCAGTTTTTCTCGGTCTTATTTTAGGTACGTCTGTAAGTCTTTATCATTTATGGGTAATGGTACGGAAAAACGTACAGTTTGGACGGGCATTACAAGAAAATAGGAAGATAAGGTCATTAGGGACAGCCTCTAGATTTGCAACGGCTGGTATTGCTACCTTAATTACTCTGAAGTTTCCAGAGATGTTTCACTTAGTAAGTCTAGTTATTGGAATAATGACAATTTACATTGTTATTATGATAGATTATGTCATTCAACAACTACGCGCGTAG
- a CDS encoding AtpZ/AtpI family protein has translation MRQKQRHPLQAMGLMSAIISHLVGSILLGVFAGQWIDSFLHTRPAFLIVGLLLGLAAGIYGLLKLVHHFFSGD, from the coding sequence ATGCGACAAAAACAACGCCATCCATTACAAGCGATGGGCCTCATGTCAGCCATTATTTCCCACTTAGTAGGCTCTATATTACTAGGCGTTTTTGCTGGACAATGGATTGATAGCTTTCTACATACTAGGCCGGCATTCTTGATTGTTGGTTTACTGTTAGGACTTGCTGCTGGAATCTACGGTTTACTCAAGTTAGTCCACCACTTTTTCTCAGGAGATTGA